One genomic region from Salipiger sp. CCB-MM3 encodes:
- a CDS encoding (2,3-dihydroxybenzoyl)adenylate synthase: protein MTTPEQIWPEKLAQTYVEKGYWQGETFGQMLDRLAQAYPERMAVIAGEARWSYAELARRARIAAEGFAELGLEPGERVLLQMPNRAEFLAAAFGLFYAGLIPVYALPAHRETEVLHLAAKSGARAYVVADRHDGFDYLPLARRVLAEVEGVEHVIVAGDPGEFTAFDALGGEGLSAPVPRDPQAVAFLQISGGSTGLPKLIPRTHDDYLYSVRASAEICGLSARSVYLCALPAAHNFPMSSPGYLGVLHVGGTVVMSPNPQPDIAFRLIAEHGVTITGLVPPLALLWMQAAPRSKHDLSSLEVLGVGGAKFIPEAAAKVRPVLGCTLQQVFGMAEGLVNYTRLDDPEEMIINTQGRPISPHDEVLVLDDDGKPVPEGEPGNLYTRGPYTIRGYHAEPSANARSFTPDGFYRTGDVVRRLPGGYLEVRGRAGDHINRAGEKISAEEVEDHLIAHEGVFDAAVVALPDKFLGEKTCAFVVRAEAGDVQSKDLKAFVRGRGIAEFKVPDQIVFVPEFQTTAVGKVSRKALRAALKDNYLNKGDAA, encoded by the coding sequence ATGACGACCCCCGAGCAAATTTGGCCCGAGAAACTGGCGCAAACCTACGTCGAAAAGGGCTATTGGCAGGGCGAAACCTTCGGTCAGATGCTCGACCGGCTGGCGCAGGCGTATCCCGAGCGCATGGCCGTGATCGCCGGTGAGGCCCGTTGGAGCTATGCCGAACTGGCGCGCCGCGCCCGGATCGCAGCCGAGGGCTTTGCCGAACTGGGGCTGGAGCCGGGCGAGCGGGTGCTGCTGCAGATGCCGAACCGGGCCGAGTTCCTCGCCGCAGCCTTCGGTCTCTTCTATGCGGGGCTGATCCCGGTCTACGCGCTGCCCGCGCACCGCGAGACCGAGGTGCTCCATCTCGCCGCCAAATCCGGCGCGCGCGCCTATGTGGTCGCTGACCGGCACGACGGGTTCGATTATCTGCCGCTTGCCCGCCGCGTGCTGGCCGAGGTCGAGGGCGTCGAGCATGTGATCGTCGCGGGCGATCCCGGCGAGTTCACCGCGTTTGACGCGCTGGGCGGGGAGGGGCTGAGCGCCCCGGTGCCGCGCGATCCGCAGGCGGTGGCCTTTCTGCAGATCTCCGGCGGCTCCACTGGCCTGCCGAAGCTGATCCCGCGCACCCATGACGATTATCTCTATAGCGTCCGCGCCTCGGCCGAGATCTGCGGGCTGAGCGCGCGCAGCGTCTATCTCTGCGCGCTGCCCGCGGCGCATAACTTCCCGATGAGTTCGCCCGGCTATCTTGGCGTGCTGCATGTGGGCGGCACCGTGGTCATGAGCCCGAACCCGCAGCCCGATATCGCCTTCCGGCTGATCGCCGAACATGGTGTGACGATCACCGGCCTTGTGCCGCCGCTGGCGCTGCTGTGGATGCAGGCCGCGCCGCGCAGCAAACACGATTTGTCGAGCCTCGAGGTTCTGGGCGTCGGCGGCGCGAAATTCATCCCCGAGGCGGCGGCGAAAGTGCGCCCGGTGCTGGGCTGCACGCTGCAGCAGGTCTTTGGCATGGCCGAGGGGCTGGTGAATTACACCCGTCTCGACGATCCCGAAGAGATGATCATCAACACCCAGGGCCGCCCGATCAGCCCCCACGACGAGGTGTTGGTGCTCGACGACGACGGCAAGCCGGTGCCCGAGGGCGAGCCCGGCAATCTCTACACCCGCGGGCCCTACACGATCCGGGGCTACCACGCCGAGCCTTCGGCCAACGCCCGCAGCTTCACCCCCGACGGCTTTTACCGCACCGGCGATGTGGTGCGGCGTCTGCCCGGCGGCTACCTCGAGGTGCGCGGCCGCGCTGGCGATCACATCAACCGCGCGGGCGAGAAGATCTCTGCCGAAGAGGTCGAAGATCACCTGATCGCCCATGAAGGGGTTTTCGATGCCGCCGTCGTGGCGCTGCCCGACAAGTTCCTTGGCGAGAAGACCTGCGCTTTCGTGGTGCGCGCGGAAGCGGGGGACGTGCAGTCCAAAGACCTCAAGGCCTTTGTCCGCGGTCGCGGCATCGCCGAGTTCAAGGTGCCCGACCAGATCGTCTTTGTGCCCGAGTTCCAGACCACCGCCGTGGGCAAAGTCAGCCGCAAGGCACTGCGCGCGGCGCTGAAAGACAATTACCTGAACAAAGGAGACGCCGCATGA
- a CDS encoding ABC transporter ATP-binding protein → MSLEIKGLSVARGARKVIDGLTLPPFAMGEFAVIAGPNAAGKSTLLRAIAGLLPSSGEITLEGQALHGLSRAEQAKRVGFMPQTLESRSALSVLDSLIVAMNAGGGLTGRTLRGPAAARHALEVLERFGLSDLAMRPMAALSGGQRQAVGLSQAMIRDPQLLLLDEPTSALDLARQFHLLSEARKLAREGRIVIAVLHDLALAAQWADRVVLLEGGALHAAGAPSEVLTPDSLSRVYGIDARVERCSEGRVMVMVDGLSGP, encoded by the coding sequence ATGAGCCTCGAGATCAAGGGCCTTTCAGTGGCGCGCGGCGCGCGCAAGGTGATCGACGGGCTGACGCTGCCGCCTTTCGCCATGGGCGAGTTCGCGGTGATCGCCGGGCCCAACGCGGCCGGCAAATCCACGCTGCTGCGGGCCATCGCCGGGCTGCTGCCTTCGAGCGGCGAGATCACGCTGGAAGGGCAAGCGCTGCACGGTCTTTCCCGCGCCGAACAGGCCAAGCGCGTCGGCTTCATGCCGCAGACGCTGGAAAGCCGCTCGGCGCTTTCGGTGCTCGACAGCTTGATTGTTGCGATGAATGCGGGCGGCGGGCTGACCGGGCGCACGCTGCGCGGCCCGGCGGCGGCACGCCACGCGCTGGAAGTGCTGGAGCGTTTCGGGCTGTCCGATCTGGCGATGCGCCCGATGGCGGCGCTCTCGGGCGGTCAGCGGCAGGCGGTGGGTCTGTCGCAGGCGATGATCCGCGATCCGCAGCTTCTGCTGCTCGATGAGCCGACTTCGGCGCTTGATCTGGCGCGGCAGTTCCACCTGCTGTCGGAGGCGCGCAAGCTGGCGCGCGAGGGGCGCATCGTGATCGCGGTGCTGCACGATCTGGCGCTGGCGGCGCAATGGGCCGACCGGGTGGTGCTGCTGGAAGGCGGCGCGTTGCACGCGGCGGGCGCGCCTTCGGAGGTGCTGACGCCGGACAGCCTGTCGCGGGTCTACGGCATCGACGCACGGGTCGAACGTTGCTCGGAAGGGCGCGTCATGGTCATGGTAGACGGGCTCTCGGGCCCCTAA
- a CDS encoding cytochrome b: MQLLDSETRYGAISRLLHWALAALILWQFLGMGLKLLFGRNGFTGFFVGTHQSVGFVIFLLVVLRVAWAILSRKRRPSHGEGALGKAAAAGHGVLYLLMLAIPTLALLRAWGGTRGFAPFGTQIFAPREAELAWATAPGNLVHGELGWVMAVVIAGHIAMVALHEGLWRDGTLRRMAGRG; this comes from the coding sequence ATGCAATTGCTCGACAGTGAAACGCGCTATGGCGCCATCTCGCGGCTGCTGCACTGGGCGCTGGCGGCGCTGATCCTCTGGCAGTTCCTCGGCATGGGATTGAAGCTGCTCTTTGGGCGCAATGGGTTTACCGGGTTTTTCGTCGGCACGCACCAGAGCGTGGGCTTCGTGATCTTCCTGCTGGTGGTGCTGCGGGTGGCCTGGGCGATCCTGAGCCGCAAGCGCCGCCCGTCACATGGCGAGGGCGCTCTGGGCAAGGCGGCAGCGGCGGGGCATGGCGTGCTCTACCTGCTGATGCTGGCGATCCCGACGCTGGCGCTGCTGCGGGCATGGGGCGGCACCCGCGGCTTTGCTCCTTTTGGCACGCAGATTTTCGCCCCGCGCGAGGCGGAACTGGCTTGGGCCACGGCACCGGGCAATCTGGTGCACGGCGAGCTTGGCTGGGTCATGGCCGTGGTGATCGCCGGTCACATCGCCATGGTCGCGCTGCATGAAGGGCTGTGGCGCGATGGCACGCTGCGCCGCATGGCGGGCCGCGGCTGA
- a CDS encoding ABC transporter substrate-binding protein, whose product MFLALVPLLTFLALPAQAEIRVTDIAGREVVLDAPAKRIVLGEGRHLAVLGMLHDNPVSLVAGWRQDKGLDPATYDAYLAKFPALKDVAPVGAGNRLLSVESTIALMPDLVLLSVMDADAPQMEMPLRQLQAAGIPVAFVDFFTAPLENTLPSLRLIGTLTGAEARAEEFAAFYEEHLGAIRAKLKAAQPEPPRVFIHVHAAPTNCCATIGPGVFDEFVEAAGGYNIGRDSVPGVMGNVGLENLLAADPDVYLATGGAHMQARGGLVLGAGIEEDTAKDSFAQLLAAHGFADLRAVSEGHAIGIWHLFNDFPAHIALIEALAKRFHPEVFADLDPKATMAEFEARFSPVDMTGSYWIESE is encoded by the coding sequence TTGTTTCTGGCTCTCGTGCCGCTGCTGACGTTTTTGGCGCTGCCGGCGCAGGCCGAGATCCGCGTGACGGATATTGCCGGGCGCGAAGTGGTTCTGGACGCGCCTGCGAAACGCATCGTGCTGGGCGAGGGGCGGCATCTTGCGGTGTTGGGGATGCTGCATGACAATCCGGTGTCGCTGGTCGCCGGCTGGCGGCAGGACAAGGGGCTCGACCCGGCCACCTATGACGCCTATCTCGCCAAGTTTCCGGCGCTGAAGGATGTGGCGCCGGTGGGGGCGGGCAACCGGCTGCTCTCGGTCGAGAGCACCATCGCACTGATGCCCGATCTGGTGCTGCTGAGCGTGATGGATGCGGACGCGCCGCAGATGGAGATGCCGCTGCGCCAGCTTCAGGCGGCTGGCATCCCGGTGGCCTTTGTCGATTTCTTCACCGCGCCGCTCGAGAACACGCTGCCCAGCCTGCGGCTGATCGGCACGCTCACTGGGGCCGAGGCGCGGGCCGAGGAGTTCGCCGCCTTCTACGAGGAGCATCTGGGTGCGATCCGCGCAAAGCTGAAGGCCGCCCAGCCCGAGCCGCCGCGCGTCTTCATCCATGTGCATGCCGCGCCGACCAATTGCTGCGCCACCATCGGGCCGGGCGTGTTCGACGAATTTGTCGAGGCGGCGGGCGGCTACAACATCGGCCGCGATAGCGTGCCCGGCGTGATGGGCAACGTCGGGCTCGAGAATTTGCTGGCGGCCGACCCGGACGTCTATCTCGCCACGGGCGGCGCCCATATGCAGGCGCGCGGCGGGCTGGTGCTGGGCGCGGGCATCGAAGAAGACACCGCGAAGGACAGCTTTGCGCAGCTGCTCGCAGCGCACGGCTTTGCCGATCTGCGCGCGGTCTCCGAAGGGCACGCCATCGGCATCTGGCATCTGTTCAACGATTTCCCCGCCCATATCGCGCTCATCGAGGCGCTGGCCAAACGCTTCCATCCCGAGGTTTTCGCCGATCTCGACCCCAAGGCCACCATGGCCGAATTCGAAGCGCGGTTCTCACCCGTCGATATGACCGGAAGCTACTGGATCGAAAGCGAATGA
- a CDS encoding non-ribosomal peptide synthetase, whose product MAAAAQAFPLTEAQEGLWYAQALDRANPIFNCGQYIELCGPLDVARFTRAFDAAVAQTPALRLRFGMVEGAPRQWLAEQGLRLEVVDLSAQDDPAGEALARMQADSGRAVDLAAEQAGHFALYLLGPDRAFWYERIHHLATDGFGIVLLTNRVGEIYSAETLDKPAPSAFPGLEPVLEDADAYRASDRRAEDGAFWRGEMRGLETVAGPAEGRAVTSTRFDRARLDLPLEVCTALKARAKSAGVGWPDALTVLSAAYFSRVSGSGERVYGLPFMARMGSKAARVPCMWMNVLPYRCAPDEDAPLEGLLKAEAQRLAALRKHGRYRSEQLRRDMRRTAIDARLYGPMINVQPFDMPPRFAGLEAHLHILGAGAVDDITATFRGDATTSLSLEIDSNPALYTAEDARAHLHRLAAFLTAALEAETLAEVPTLTASEQQWAVQEVNASDHPLPETTLTELITAQMAATPEAPAVVFEDRTLSYAELDRRSAALAAALRARGAGPGKVVGVALPRSEHLAVALVAILRAGAAYVPLDPENPAPRLAVLIERTGAVALLAERDLDAGGMAPFAPEDWPATGAAPEPGITPDDLAYILFTSGSTGEPKGVMIEHRAIVNRLLWMRDHYGFGPSDRILQKTPTTFDVSVWELFLPFLCGATQVFAAPGAHRDPSAIARLVRREAITTMHFVPSMLSAFLEAPASEGLALTRVFCSGEALTAEHRERFHARISAQLHNLYGPTEAAVDVTYWDAAPDDRSAPLPIGFPVWNTRVQVLDGRMRPVPPGVHGQLYLGGVQLARGYLGRPDLTEERFIPDPFRPGERLYATGDVAYLRPDGAVVYAGRADHQVKIRGMRIEPGEIEAAIKQTGLVRDAVVLARSDGGTEPRLVAYVLAAPGFDSAPLLAELATALPAHMVPSAVVTLDSWPMTTSGKLDRKALPAPLLEMPQGAPPVGPVEERLAALYREVLHLPDTPSREADFFDLGGDSLTALTLSFRIEATFGQDPGLGQIFETPGLAQLARALEMADTARAGLAPLLPLAGGEGAPLFILHPAGGLGWGYRRLARALTEPRPVYALQSPLLTGEGLPGSLRSLAADYAERISAQAPQGMIHLAGWSVGGILAQEVAVELSARGRAVGLVAMLDAYPAECWQAEPELTDAEALRALLAIAGHDPDSHPELDSRAAVVGFLKQGGTPLGSLPDAVLDAVVQLVTGTNRLIRGHDQRSYGGRVLHVRAARDHAGRDLHAGLWQPHVAAVDALDLPLLHPEMVSQAAAERLGPEFSARMAEAEEGACAPGARRA is encoded by the coding sequence ATGGCGGCCGCGGCGCAGGCCTTCCCGCTGACCGAGGCGCAGGAAGGGCTTTGGTACGCGCAGGCGCTCGACCGCGCGAACCCGATCTTCAACTGCGGGCAGTATATCGAACTTTGCGGCCCGCTCGATGTCGCCCGATTTACCCGCGCTTTTGATGCCGCTGTCGCGCAGACACCGGCGCTGCGCCTGCGCTTCGGCATGGTGGAGGGCGCGCCCCGGCAGTGGCTGGCCGAGCAGGGGCTGCGGCTCGAAGTGGTCGATCTGTCGGCGCAGGACGATCCGGCGGGCGAGGCTCTGGCGCGGATGCAGGCCGACAGTGGCCGTGCGGTTGATCTCGCCGCCGAGCAGGCCGGGCATTTCGCGCTCTACCTCCTTGGGCCGGACCGGGCCTTCTGGTACGAGCGCATTCACCATCTGGCCACCGACGGTTTTGGCATCGTGCTGCTGACCAACCGGGTGGGCGAGATCTATTCCGCCGAGACGCTGGACAAGCCCGCGCCCTCCGCCTTTCCGGGGCTGGAGCCGGTGCTTGAGGATGCAGACGCCTATCGCGCCTCGGACCGGCGCGCCGAGGACGGGGCCTTTTGGCGCGGCGAGATGCGCGGGCTGGAAACCGTCGCCGGGCCCGCCGAGGGCCGCGCCGTGACCTCCACCCGTTTCGACCGCGCGCGGCTCGATCTGCCGCTAGAGGTCTGCACCGCGCTGAAGGCGCGCGCCAAATCCGCTGGCGTTGGCTGGCCCGATGCGCTGACCGTGCTGAGCGCGGCCTATTTCTCGCGCGTCTCGGGCAGCGGCGAGCGGGTCTATGGCCTGCCGTTCATGGCCCGCATGGGCTCCAAGGCCGCCCGCGTGCCCTGCATGTGGATGAACGTGCTGCCCTACCGCTGCGCGCCGGACGAGGATGCGCCGCTTGAGGGCCTTCTGAAGGCCGAGGCACAGCGCCTTGCCGCGCTGCGCAAGCACGGGCGTTACCGCTCGGAACAGCTGCGCCGCGATATGCGCCGCACCGCCATCGACGCGCGGCTCTACGGGCCGATGATCAACGTACAGCCCTTCGACATGCCGCCGCGCTTTGCCGGGCTCGAGGCGCATCTGCACATCCTCGGCGCGGGAGCGGTGGATGACATCACCGCCACCTTCCGCGGCGACGCGACCACCTCGCTGTCACTGGAGATCGACAGCAATCCGGCGCTCTACACCGCCGAAGACGCCCGCGCGCATCTGCACCGGCTGGCGGCGTTCCTCACCGCCGCGCTTGAGGCGGAAACGCTCGCCGAAGTGCCGACGCTGACCGCGTCCGAGCAGCAGTGGGCGGTGCAGGAGGTCAACGCCTCGGACCATCCGCTGCCCGAGACCACGCTGACCGAGCTGATCACCGCGCAGATGGCGGCGACGCCGGAGGCGCCCGCCGTGGTCTTCGAGGATCGGACGCTCAGCTATGCCGAGCTTGACCGCCGGTCCGCCGCACTGGCCGCCGCGCTGCGCGCGCGCGGTGCAGGCCCGGGCAAGGTGGTGGGGGTGGCGCTGCCGCGCTCGGAGCATCTGGCGGTGGCGCTGGTGGCGATCCTGCGCGCTGGGGCCGCCTATGTGCCGCTCGACCCCGAGAACCCGGCACCGCGCCTTGCCGTGCTGATCGAACGCACGGGTGCGGTGGCGCTGCTGGCGGAGCGCGATCTCGACGCGGGCGGCATGGCGCCTTTCGCGCCCGAAGACTGGCCCGCGACCGGCGCAGCCCCCGAGCCCGGCATCACCCCGGATGATCTGGCCTATATCCTCTTCACCTCTGGCTCCACTGGCGAGCCGAAGGGGGTGATGATCGAGCACCGCGCCATCGTGAACCGGCTGCTGTGGATGCGCGATCACTATGGCTTTGGGCCCAGCGACCGCATTTTGCAGAAAACCCCCACCACCTTTGATGTGTCGGTCTGGGAACTGTTCCTGCCCTTCCTCTGCGGCGCCACGCAGGTCTTTGCCGCGCCCGGCGCGCATCGCGACCCGTCGGCCATCGCCCGGCTGGTGCGCCGCGAGGCCATCACCACGATGCATTTCGTGCCCTCGATGCTCTCGGCCTTCCTCGAGGCCCCGGCCTCCGAAGGTCTGGCGCTGACCCGCGTGTTCTGCTCGGGCGAGGCGCTGACCGCCGAGCATCGCGAGCGCTTCCATGCACGGATCAGCGCCCAGCTTCACAACCTCTACGGCCCGACCGAGGCGGCGGTGGATGTCACCTATTGGGACGCCGCGCCGGATGATCGCAGCGCGCCGCTGCCGATCGGCTTCCCGGTCTGGAACACCCGCGTTCAGGTGCTGGACGGGCGCATGCGCCCGGTGCCGCCGGGCGTGCATGGGCAGCTCTACCTTGGCGGCGTGCAGCTGGCGCGCGGCTATCTCGGGCGGCCCGACCTGACCGAAGAGCGGTTCATCCCCGATCCCTTCCGCCCCGGCGAGCGGCTCTATGCCACCGGCGATGTGGCCTACCTGCGGCCCGATGGCGCGGTGGTCTATGCCGGGCGCGCCGATCATCAGGTGAAGATCCGCGGCATGCGGATCGAGCCGGGAGAGATCGAGGCGGCGATCAAGCAAACCGGCCTCGTGCGCGACGCCGTGGTGCTGGCCCGCAGCGATGGCGGCACCGAGCCGCGGCTGGTGGCCTATGTGCTCGCCGCGCCCGGTTTCGACAGCGCGCCGCTGCTGGCCGAGTTGGCCACCGCGCTGCCCGCGCATATGGTGCCGTCTGCGGTTGTCACGCTGGACAGCTGGCCGATGACCACCTCGGGCAAGCTCGACCGCAAGGCGCTGCCCGCGCCGCTGCTCGAGATGCCGCAGGGCGCGCCGCCGGTCGGTCCGGTCGAAGAGCGCCTCGCCGCGCTCTACCGCGAGGTGCTGCATCTGCCCGACACGCCGAGCCGTGAAGCGGATTTCTTCGATCTGGGCGGCGACAGCCTGACCGCGCTGACGCTGAGTTTCCGCATCGAGGCCACCTTCGGGCAGGATCCGGGGCTGGGGCAGATCTTCGAGACACCGGGGCTGGCGCAACTGGCCCGCGCGCTGGAGATGGCCGACACCGCCCGCGCCGGTCTGGCGCCGCTGCTGCCGCTGGCAGGCGGCGAGGGCGCGCCGCTCTTCATCCTGCATCCGGCGGGTGGTCTCGGCTGGGGCTACCGGCGGCTGGCACGGGCGCTGACCGAGCCGCGTCCGGTCTACGCGCTGCAATCGCCGCTGTTGACCGGTGAGGGGCTGCCGGGCAGCCTGCGCAGCCTTGCCGCCGATTATGCCGAACGTATCTCGGCGCAGGCCCCTCAGGGGATGATCCACCTCGCCGGTTGGTCGGTGGGCGGCATCCTCGCGCAGGAGGTGGCGGTGGAGCTTTCGGCACGCGGACGCGCGGTTGGGCTGGTGGCGATGCTCGATGCCTATCCTGCGGAATGTTGGCAGGCAGAGCCCGAACTGACCGACGCCGAGGCGCTGCGTGCGCTCTTGGCCATCGCCGGGCATGACCCCGACAGCCACCCAGAGCTCGACAGCCGCGCTGCGGTCGTCGGGTTCCTGAAACAGGGCGGCACGCCGCTCGGCAGTCTGCCCGATGCCGTGCTCGACGCGGTGGTGCAACTGGTCACCGGCACCAACCGGCTGATCCGGGGTCACGACCAGCGCAGCTATGGCGGGCGCGTGCTGCATGTGCGTGCCGCGCGTGATCATGCCGGGCGCGATCTGCACGCGGGTCTGTGGCAGCCGCATGTCGCGGCGGTCGATGCGCTCGACCTGCCGCTGCTGCACCCCGAGATGGTCTCGCAGGCTGCGGCAGAGCGGCTGGGACCGGAGTTCTCGGCCCGTATGGCCGAGGCCGAGGAGGGCGCGTGTGCCCCGGGTGCGCGCCGCGCCTGA
- a CDS encoding alpha/beta hydrolase, with protein MRDPAPQPSLPPHRGQAATLEILATPVSSHVLSSRVLPRETCGPEAKEAPATRVFLALPKAPAPEGGWPILYMLDGNAAFDFLTPALLEAVPGLIVVGIGYDTDKQFARAHRIFDYSPPETPGATPRPDPHHPERMAGGGERYLDRLTGGIRTEIEQGLQVDAARRTLWGHSFGGLFTLYTALSVPAAFARYAAISPSVWWDEALVTRLIDTRKITDGPARTLHFGVGDREKRTGSTGAQPDGPPPPTLRMIERLRGTPAGLEISAQVFPGAVHIASLPASLPGSLALAARA; from the coding sequence ATGCGCGACCCTGCCCCTCAGCCCTCCCTGCCGCCGCATCGCGGACAGGCTGCGACGCTGGAAATCCTTGCGACTCCGGTTTCTTCTCATGTGCTGAGCAGCCGGGTGCTGCCGCGCGAGACCTGCGGCCCCGAGGCGAAAGAGGCTCCGGCGACGCGCGTCTTCCTCGCGCTGCCCAAGGCCCCGGCGCCCGAGGGCGGCTGGCCGATCCTCTATATGCTCGATGGCAATGCCGCCTTCGATTTCCTGACGCCCGCACTGCTCGAAGCGGTTCCGGGTCTGATCGTCGTCGGCATCGGCTATGACACCGACAAGCAATTCGCCCGCGCCCATCGCATCTTTGACTATTCGCCGCCCGAGACGCCGGGCGCCACGCCGAGGCCCGACCCGCATCACCCCGAGCGCATGGCGGGCGGCGGCGAGCGGTACCTTGACCGGCTGACCGGCGGCATCCGCACAGAGATTGAGCAGGGCCTGCAGGTGGACGCAGCACGCCGCACGCTCTGGGGGCACAGCTTCGGCGGGCTCTTCACGCTCTATACCGCGCTGAGCGTACCCGCCGCCTTTGCCCGCTACGCCGCGATCAGCCCCTCGGTCTGGTGGGACGAAGCTTTGGTGACCCGGCTGATCGACACGCGCAAGATCACCGACGGCCCCGCGCGGACGCTGCATTTCGGTGTCGGCGACCGCGAGAAACGCACCGGCAGCACAGGTGCGCAGCCCGACGGACCGCCGCCGCCGACCCTGCGGATGATCGAGCGGCTGCGCGGCACCCCCGCCGGGCTGGAGATCAGCGCGCAGGTCTTTCCCGGCGCTGTGCATATCGCTTCGCTGCCCGCTTCGCTGCCGGGCTCGCTGGCGCTGGCCGCCCGCGCCTGA
- a CDS encoding FecCD family ABC transporter permease yields MTAIETILAEQSRRSQRRVLLVVLLGLGALASVLLDLVSGPSGLPLDQVLRALTGLGEVPKAAEVIVWQVRLPVAVMALLVGAALSLSGAEMQTVLDNPLAEPFTLGISASAALGAGVAIVLGLAIPGIPALWAVSGNAFLFALLALGLLQLASALRGGGSEVVILLGIAVNFTAAALLALVQFVASPDALQQLVFWTMGSLVNARWEGIAVLALVLAACLPFSLAASWRLTALRLGNDQAQGFGLDVAHLRRWTLVRVSLLAAASVSMVGVIGFVGLAGPHIARMAVGEDHRFLLPASLFTGALLMSLASVASKLLVPGILLPVGIVTSLVGLPVFFALVLRKDMR; encoded by the coding sequence ATGACCGCGATCGAGACCATTCTGGCCGAGCAGTCCCGGCGCAGCCAGCGGCGGGTTCTGCTGGTCGTTCTGCTGGGGTTGGGGGCGCTGGCCTCGGTGCTGCTCGATCTGGTGTCGGGCCCCTCTGGCCTGCCGCTCGATCAGGTGCTGCGCGCGCTGACCGGGCTGGGCGAGGTGCCCAAGGCGGCAGAGGTGATCGTCTGGCAGGTGCGCCTGCCGGTGGCGGTCATGGCGCTGCTGGTGGGCGCGGCGCTGTCGCTCTCGGGGGCCGAGATGCAGACCGTGCTCGACAACCCGCTGGCCGAGCCCTTCACGCTGGGCATTTCGGCCTCAGCGGCGCTTGGCGCGGGGGTCGCCATCGTGCTCGGCCTTGCGATCCCCGGCATCCCGGCGCTCTGGGCTGTCTCGGGCAATGCCTTTCTCTTTGCGCTGCTGGCGCTGGGGCTGCTGCAACTGGCCTCGGCCCTGCGCGGCGGCGGCTCTGAGGTGGTGATCCTGCTTGGCATCGCGGTCAACTTCACCGCTGCGGCGCTGCTGGCGCTGGTGCAATTCGTGGCCTCCCCCGATGCGCTGCAACAACTGGTGTTCTGGACCATGGGCAGCCTCGTCAACGCGCGATGGGAGGGCATCGCGGTGCTGGCGCTGGTGCTGGCCGCCTGCCTGCCGTTCTCGCTGGCCGCCTCGTGGCGGCTTACGGCGCTGCGGCTTGGCAATGATCAGGCGCAGGGCTTCGGCCTCGACGTGGCGCACCTGCGGCGCTGGACGCTGGTGCGGGTGAGCCTGCTGGCCGCCGCTTCTGTCTCGATGGTCGGGGTGATCGGCTTCGTTGGCCTTGCCGGGCCGCATATCGCGCGCATGGCGGTGGGCGAGGATCACCGCTTCCTGCTGCCTGCAAGCCTCTTCACCGGGGCGCTGCTGATGTCGCTGGCCTCGGTCGCCTCGAAACTGCTGGTGCCGGGCATCCTGCTGCCGGTGGGCATCGTGACCTCGCTGGTCGGCCTGCCGGTGTTCTTCGCCCTCGTACTGCGGAAGGACATGCGATGA
- a CDS encoding phosphopantetheine-binding protein translates to MSLSKDKMRADIAEALEIAPEEITDEANLFDLGLDSMRLMSLVMTWQDEGEEGDLSEIWEHQTFGAWWGVVAAQRAGA, encoded by the coding sequence ATGAGCCTCAGTAAGGACAAGATGCGCGCCGATATCGCCGAAGCGCTGGAGATCGCCCCCGAAGAGATCACCGATGAGGCCAACCTCTTCGATCTGGGGCTCGATTCCATGCGCCTGATGTCGCTGGTGATGACATGGCAGGACGAGGGCGAAGAGGGCGATCTTTCGGAGATTTGGGAGCATCAGACCTTCGGCGCCTGGTGGGGCGTGGTCGCCGCGCAGCGCGCGGGGGCCTGA